The following are from one region of the Cyclopterus lumpus isolate fCycLum1 chromosome 21, fCycLum1.pri, whole genome shotgun sequence genome:
- the tsn gene encoding translin codes for MSVTEMFSSIQGFLSADQDVREDIRKVVQTLEQTGREILTVLQSVHQPSGFKEIPSKCARARELFCTVRTQLGELKTKFPVEQYYRFHEHWRFVLQRLAFLAAFVVYLETETLVVRVEVAQILGIEVVREKGFHLDVEDYLAGVLIMASELSRLAVNSVTAGDYTRPLRISNFINELDSGFRLLNLKNDPLRKRYDGLKYDVKKIEEVVYDLSIRGLAKDQ; via the exons ATGTCGGTGACCGAGATGTTCAGCTCCATTCAGGGCTTCCTGAGCGCCGACCAGGACGTCAGAGAG GATATCCGTAAAGTGGTCCAGACGTTGGagcagacgggcagagagatACTGACGGTCCTCCAAAGTGTCCACCAGCCGTCAGGATTCAAAGAAA TTCCCAGCAAGTGTGCAAGAGCACGGGAGTTGTTCTGCACGGTCAGGACTCAACTCGGGGAGCTGAAAACAAAGTTTCCTGTGGAGCAGTATTACAG GTTCCATGAACATTGGCGGTTCGTCCTGCAGCGCTTGGCGTTCCTCGCCGCCTTCGTGGTTTACCTGGAGACCGAGACCCTCGTGGTCCGGGTGGAAGTGGCCCAGATACTCGGCA TCGAGGTGGTGAGGGAGAAAGGCTTCCACCTGGACGTGGAGGACTACCTGGCCGGTGTGCTCATCATGGCCAGTGAACTG TCGCGGCTGGCGGTGAACAGCGTGACGGCGGGCGACTACACGCGGCCGCTCCGCATCTCCAACTTCATCAACGAGCTGGACTCGGGCTTCCGGCTCCTGAACCTGAAGAACGACCCGCTGAGGAAGCGCTACGACGGCCTGAAGTACGACGTGAAGAAGATCGAGGAGGTGGTGTACGACCTGTCCATCCGCGGGCTCGCCAAGGACCAGTGA
- the LOC117750713 gene encoding protein FAM124A-like, translating into MQKPSAGDDCVDSGAETAGSGSSLLSSTSRGDFSMGELQDPFLVCVHLLADPGQAEVLQRAADGVLARVHPELQLFRVSERAAAFRPKRRLGGGQPALAVIVFLQEAPGGEEQILMRRPPWRFHHTEQVSGGRRVSPLSPCSQDFFTLSAGTPLWAVRRVHYGKEIVRFTVYCRHENYADTVRLYKLLLQRRLAQKKEDFCFFVVYSNPETEVQLSFKRLPRGRSPAALDSAVVEVRVRDVGALVPLLPRPCSPISDVRWRTEDHDGNKILLQVRGSPVSESSSAPSTFLRSAASYRNRRHHRSMSRPRVQHPCEDQQDEWTTWRPQWRAHRSGSLFSLPDPTPHRSSSLHRSSSLHRSSSLVPPFRLNLDALVGAEETDVDTGDKVSPAGGVDLSVVSAYIKSTSLPRTPPPPPGAATPGRIPDVSACTLFGPRVLGVIAVPSLSDGSTNRSDSCSIASAPVEEEEEEELEEGEEEFYI; encoded by the exons gAGGTGACTTCTCCATGGGCGAGCTCCAGGATCCCTTCCTCGTCTGCGTCCACCTCCTCGCCGACCCCGGCCAGGCCGAGGTCCTGCAGCGCGCTGCCGATGGCGTGCTGGCCCGGGTCCACCCTGAGCTGCAGCTGTTCCGGGTCTCCGAGCGGGCCGCCGCCTTCCGGCCCAAGCGCCGTCTCGGCGGCGGCCAGCCGGCCCTGGCGGTCATCGTCTTCCTCCAGGAGGCGCCCGGCGGCGAGGAGCAGATCCTGATGCGGAGGCCGCCTTGGCGCTTCCACCACACCGAGCAGGTCAGCGGCGGCCGCCGGGTGTCGCCGCTGTCGCCGTGCAGTCAGGACTTCTTCACGCTGTCCGCCGGCACGCCGCTGTGGGCCGTGCGGCGGGTCCACTACGGGAAAGAGATCGTGCGGTTCACCGTCTACTGCCGACACGAGAACTACGCGGACACGGTGCGGCTctacaagctgctgctgcagcgcaGGCTGGCGCAGAAGAAGGAGGACTTCTGCTTCTTCGTGGTCTACTCCAACCCGGAGACCGAGGTCCAGTTGTCCTTCAAGAGGCTCCCGCGAGGCCGGAGCCCCGCGGCGCTGGACTCGGCGGTGGTGGAGGTCCGGGTGCGAGATGTCGGGGCTCTGGTGCCGCTGCTCCCTCGGCCCTGCAGCCCGATCAGCGACGTCCGCTGGCGGACGGAGGACCACGACGGGAACAAGATCCTGCTGCAG GTCCGAGGGTCTCCCGTCTCCGAGTCGTCCTCGGCTCCGTCCACCTTCCTCCGCAGCGCCGCCTCCTACAGGAACCGCCGGCACCACCGGTCCATGTCCCGTCCCAGAGTCCAGCACCCCTGCGAGGACCAGCAGGACGAGTGGACCACCTGGAGGCCCCAGTGGAGGGCCCACAGGTCGggctccctcttctctctgcccGACCCGACTCCTCACCGGAGCTCCTCCCTCCACCGGAGCTCCTCCCTCCACCGGAGCTCCTCCCTCGTCCCGCCCTTCCGTCTCAACCTGGACGCTCTGGTCGGGGCGGAGGAGACGGACGTGGACACGGGGGACAAAGTGAGTCCGGCTGGCGGCGTGGACCTCAGCGTGGTCTCCGCCTACATCAAGTCCACCAGCCTGCCCCggactcctcctccacctcccggCGCCGCCACGCCGGGCCGCATCCCAGACGTCTCGGCCTGCACCCTGTTCGGGCCGCGAGTCCTCGGTGTCATCGCCGTGCCGTCTCTCAGCGACGGATCCACCAACCGGTCGGACAGCTGCAGCATCGCCAGCGCtccagtggaggaggaggaagaggaggagcttgaggagggggaggaggagttcTACATCTGA